Within Candidatus Zixiibacteriota bacterium, the genomic segment CAAGACCGGGCAGAACAAGGTCGGTAGTTTCGTCGGCGACCACACCAAGACCGGTATCGGGACGCTCTTGACGACGGGGATGGTGCTGGGCTATTCGGCGAATCTGTTCGGCGGTGGTCTGGCAGGCGGGCGCTTTTTGCCGTCGTTCATGTGGGGCGGCAAAGACGGTTTTGTCGACTACGCCGTGGAGAAGGCGATCGAGACGGCACAGGTGGTGAAGTCGCGGCGTGGTCGCGAGTTCACGACGGCCGACGGCGCATTATTCCGCAAGATTTTCGCGATGACGGCGGCGCAGCGCGCCGGCTGGAAGGCGAAAGAATAAGTTGGAGCCGCGCGGCGATTTTGCGGGAATAATGGCGTTGACGCCGGCGCCAAATGCCGATAAGTTGCGATAAGGATCAGGGCGGGAGAGAGGTTACAGCGGATGCCGGAACTACGAAAAGACCCGATTGTTGGACGCTGGGTAATCATATCAACGGAACGGGGGAAACGACCGAGCGACTTCCCGCCGCAGGTGAAGGCGAAAGAGCCGAAGAGTTGTCCGTTCTGTCCCGGCAACGAGGCGATGACGCCGCCGGAAATCTTTGCCTTGCGCAACAACGGCGGGCCGCCGAATTCCCCGGGCTGGGAATTGCGGGTGATTTCCAACAAGTACCCGGCGTTGAAGATCGAAGGCGAACTGAACCGCGAGGGCGAGGGGATGTTCGACCGGATGAACGGGATCGGCGCACATGAGGTGGTGATCGAGACGCCGAACCACCAGCACGATTTGGTGGATTTGAGTCCGGAGCAGATCAAGCGCGTCTTCTTGGCTTACCAGCACCGGATGCTCGATCTGAAGAAAGATATTCGGTTCAAATATTTGATGTGTTTCAAAAACCAGGGGGAGGCTGCGGGGGCCTCGCTGGAGCACGCGCACTCGCAATTGATCGCGACGCCGGTGGTGCCGATCCGGGTGCAGTCGGAGTTGGAGGGGAGCGAGCGCTATTTCGGCTACAAGGAACGCTGCATCTTCTGCGACATCGTTCGGCAGGAGATGGGTTGGGGCAAGCGCGTGGTGTGCGAGACCGAGGAATTCGTGGCGATCGAGCCGTTTGCGCCGCGGTTTCCGTTCGAAACCTGGGTGTTGCCGAAGAAGCATGAGAGCCTGTACAGCGCGATTACCGATCCGTTGGCGGGGGATTTGGCGGGGATCGTCAAGACGGTGCTGACCAAGCTGAAACTGGCGCTGGCCGATCCGCCCTACAATTACGTGCTGCACACCGACGCCTTCACCAACGCCGGCAAAGAATACTACCACTGGCATTTGGAAATCATTCCGAAGCTGACCAAGATCGCCGGATTCGAGACCGGCACCGGGTTTTACATTAATCCGGTGGCGCCGGAGGATGCGGCACTCTATCTGCGCGAAATCCAGAGCGCGTAGCAACGGCCTCCATGGAGGGAGGGATTGACCATGGGAAAAATGAAGATCGCGTACGTGGCCTCCGAGGCGATGCCCTATTCCAAGACGGGCGGGCTGGCGGATGTGGCCGGCGCATTGCCGCAACAACTGGCGGCGTTGAAGCACGAGGTGGCGCTGATCACGCCGAAGTATCGCAGCGTCAATGTCGACCGGTTTGACCTTTTCCGCGTCGGACGCTTGAACGATCTGGCCGTGTGGCTGGGAGGCACGCAATACAAATTCAACGTGCTGCAGCGCGACGTGCCGAAGAGCAAGCTGACGACCTACTTCATCGAGTGCGACGAGTTATTCGACCGGGACGGGCTGTATGTCGATCCAAAGACGGGCAAGGACTATCCGGACAATCATCTGCGGTTTGCGTTCTTTGCGCGGGCAGCCCTGCTCCTGCTGGAGCGGCTGGAGTTTCAGCCGGATATCATCAACGCGAATGACTGGCAGGCGGCGATGGTTCCGGCGTACTTGCGGACGGCCGAGCGCGATCACCCGTTTTTCAATGCGACCCGCACGGTGCTGACGATTCACAATGTCGCCTTCCAGGGGATGTTTCCGGCCGCCAGCTTCGACGATCTGGGAATCAACAAGGCGTTCTTCTACCCCACGTCCCCGTTCGAGTTCTGGGGCCGGGTGAATTTCCTCAAGGCGGGGATCGTGTATGCGGATGCGGTCAACACCGTTAGCGAGACCTACGCCGAGGAGATTCAGAGCAGCAACGAGTTCGGTTACGGACTGGAAGGCGTATTGCACGACCGCCGGTCGGCGCTCTTCGGTGTCGTCAACGGCGTAGACTACGACATTTGGTCGCCGGAAACGGACGAGTACATCAAGGCGCGCTACAGCCACGAGAAGCTGGAATTGAAGGCGGTAAACAAGGCGGAGCTGTTGAAGATCTCCGGGTTAAGCACTGCGCGGGCGGAGAAGCCGCTGATCGGAGTGATCAGCCGGCTGGCGGACCAGAAGGGGTTTGATCTGATCGAAGCAGCCGCCGACGAGTTGTTCGCTCTGGATTTCACCTTTGTTCTGCTCGGCACGGGACAGGAGAAATACCACAAGTTGTTCCAGAAGCTGGAGAAGCAGCATCCGGAGCGGATGAAGATTAACCTGACATTTGACGAAGCGCTGGCACACCAGATCGAGGCGGGCGCGGACATGTTCCTGATGCCGTCGCACTACGAGCCCTGTGGGTTAAACCAACTCTATTCCCTGCGTTACGGAACGATTCCAATTGCGCGCAAGACGGGGGGGCTGGCAGACACGATCGTTGATTTTGATGCGGCCCGGGGCAAGGCGACGGGATTTTTGTTCGAGGAGTATACCGGCGCGGCGCTGTTGGCGGCGGTCGAGCGGGCGCTGGCGGCGTATAACAAGCAGCGCACCTGGCAGGCGTTAATGAAGCGGGCGATGAAGCAGGACTTCTCGTGGAAGAAGTCGGCGAAGCAATATCTCGCACTCTACGAGCACGCCCGACAGGCCTGAACCCGGCCACGGCCGCATTTGTGGATCGCGGTTAACGATTTTGCCGGCGGGAGCAGCGCGATGATCCCGCCGGTTTTCATTGAACGCCGCTTGCCGACGGACGTCCAAGACGTATATTTGGAGTTGCATGGCCAAGGCGAAAAGTAAACCCCCGGCGCAGCGACCGCAGGCCCGAAAAGCGACTTCGTACGCGATCGTGCTGTTCCTGGTCGCGGCGGCGGCGATTGCGATCTTCCAGTATTCGTGCTTCAAGTACGAGCTGACGCAGGACGACGCCTACATCTCGTTCCGCTATGCCGCGAATTTCCTCCACGGCGACGGGCTGGTGTTCAACGCCGGCGAGCGGGTCGAAGGCTACACCAATTTCCTGTGGGTGATGCTGATGGCCCTGGCCAAGCAGCTGTTGGGAATTGATTTCATCGTCACAACGCGATTGCTGGGGGTGGCGGCCGGATCGCTGCTGTTCTTGCTGTTTTTGTGGTTGATGAAGGACGAGTTCAAGGAGAATCCGGTACTGCTGTATGCGGCGACGGCAGCGATGATGCTGACCAATTTGTCATTGGCCTATTGGTCGATCGCGAGCCTGGAGACGGCGGCGTTTGCGTTCATGGCGCTAGCGGCGCTCGTCTGCGAGTACCGCAAACCGCAGTTGACGCCGGCGCTGCTGGTGCTGGCGAGCCTGTTGCGGCCGGAAGGCGCAATAGTTTTCGGGGTGTGTTTCCTGAATCGCTGGCTGGCCGGGCGAGCGCTGCCACTGCGATTTGCGCTCACCTACATCGCGCCGCTGCTGCCGTTTGCGGCTTTCAAGCTGGGCTACTACGGATCGCTCTTCCCGAATCCCTATTATGCCAAGAGCGGCGTCGGGTTGGAGTACATCGCGACGGGGCTGCAGTACTTCTGGGCGTTCACCAAGGATCTGGGCGGCTACGGCGTGCTGTTTCTCGTGCCGCTGCTGGCGGTGAAGCGGCTGTGGGGGCGCTTCTCGCTGCTGTACATCTATGTGTTGCTCTACTGCTTCTACATTATCTGGGTGGGCGGCGACGTGCTGTTTGTCTACCGGTTTTTCTTCCCGGTGGCGCCAGTGCTGTATTTCCTGTTCGCGGTCGCGCTGCTGGACTTCGCCGAGCGATTCATCAAGAACGCGCCGGTGGCCAAGGCGGCATTCGTCGCGGTGGTGGCGGCGTTTTCGATCGCGTCCTATTCCCTGTCGATCAACCACGTCAAGACGTATTGGTTCTATGAACAGAATATCGTGCGCAAGATGCACTTCCTCGGCACGATGCTGAAGAAGCATATGGGGAATGACTTCTCGGTGGCGGTGAGCACGATCGGGATGATCAGTTATCAACTGCTCGGTCATCGCGTGATCGATCTGCTGGGATTGACGGACTCCTACATTGCGCGGCATCCGGAGCAGATACCGGGGATGACGCCGACCTGGAAGGAGCGGCGGTTTAACAGCAGTTACCTGCTGAGTCAGCAGCCGGATTTCATCATCTTCTCGACCGGATATAAGCCGTCGGCGCCGGCGGAGCGGGCGTTGATGATGCATTCGGAATTCCGGCACAAATTCAGCCCGATGGGATTCGTGCGCGAAGGATCGTACAAGGTGTTCTGGATGCGGCACGGGGAGATCGACATGGCGGCCGATTCGGTGCATCACGATTACCAGTTCGTCGAGCGGATGGTGGACGGATTCTACCACACCAATCGCACCGGGCCGCAAACGGCGCTGCCGATGTTCAAGGAGGCAGAGCAGCGGCTGGGCGAGGTGTACCCGCTGCTGGATTACGCGATCGGCGACTGCTTCTACCGGTCGAATCAGAAAGACAGCGCGCGGGCGCGGTTTGACCGGGCGATCGCGATGGATGACTATGCCTGGGAGGCGCGAATCCATGCGCAGCATCTGGCGCTGGAGCGAGGCGATACCGCGAGCGTGTATGCCTACGGCAACTACATCATGAAGCGGTTTCCGTGGCTGAAAGATGATTCGTACCGGTCGCCGTTCCCGCCGTTGCAGGCGTTGCCGCCCGACCGGGATTGACGTTTTGAGCTGCAAAACCGGGGCGAAAGCGGCTGCTGAAAATTCTGTTGACACCCGGCGAATTGCCGATATATTGACCGCGCAGATGTTTGCAACGCGGGAATAGCTCAGTTGGTAGAGCTCCACCTTGCCAAGGTGGTTGTCGCGGGTTCGAGTCCCGTTTCCCGCTTTTTTCTTTTGTAGACGAGAAATTGATGAGGGGCGCCATAGCCAAGTGGTAAGGCAGCGGTCTGCAAAACCGCTATTCCCCGGTTCGAATCCGGGTGGCGCCTCCAAGATGATGAAGCCCGTGACGGAAGTCGCGGGTTTTTTGTTGTGGGGGCGCCAAGGAAGAGCACGCTCTCCCCTACCCCCGGTCGCAGGCGTTGTCTTCGCGAAGGGGGATGAACTCACCCTCACCCTCGACCCCTCTCCCAGAGGGAGAGGGGGGTTAACGTCATTCCCGCGATGGCGAGAATCCAGGTTGGTCGTTTTCAATATGCGCGGGAGAGCGTCAGGTCACCTCGCGCGGTTTGTGCTCGTGGTTTCTCCAAAACGGCGGCGCTTCGGGCAACGCGGCAGATCCGTGGTTCATTGGTGGACCAACGAGTGGTGAACCGAATCCCGGGCCCAGTAATCATGGTGGAAGTGGCGGACAGGGCGGGGGTGGTGGTGTAGGGCCAAGGCTTCAAGAGCGCCCCGACGCGGATAACAACATAGAGTCGTGGGAAGCGGAAGATTGGTACAGATATTCAGGCAGTTTGGAGGAAAAAGACCGTAACCTCTCTGTCCCCATCACCTCGATCGATCTCAGCAAGGTCACATTGGATGATTTTGGAACTGATGGTCGAGCTTTGATAAACTTATATCTATTTGGCGAACATTTCAGTAGCTTCGAGGACGCAGCTGTGTACGGGACGATCACGCTACAATTGGAGGAAAACGGAATGGCTCATGCCCTACCGGATACTTACAACTTCGACATGAAGCCTTGGAATAACGTAGGAAGTGTAATCAGAAATTTAGCCACTCTTGCAGCAGAATCGTACGTGACTCAAGGGTACATGGGATGGGCTGGCAGACCATACCAGATCTACATAACCGGTTCATTCTCGATACCAAGATGAATATGCCACGTTCCAAGGCATTGAAAATTGTTCGAGTCGCGGTTCTGGTTCTCCTTGCCATGATTGCCATAGATTGGTTCTTGGAGCATCATAGCATCACAAGAATGCGTAGCCACGCCCAGGAGAAATTCGAGGAGGTCGCAGTTGAATGGGAAATGAATCCGAGAGCATTTGCTGGGCCTGAACTAGACTTGTCAGATTCAGAGTCAGTGAGATTCACCTTCGAGTCGAAGAATTTTGAAATTGATTCAGTGCGAATTACGGTCAGGCTGTACCCGTCGAAGTTTCTGTTTCCTTACTTATCACCCGCGGGAGTTACTGGTTCCGATCCAGGACCGGCTTCTGAGAAGTACCGGTCAAGGGAGTGGATTTGGCCGTATGATAGTCTTCCGTCTGGCGTCAGTCCGTTTGACATTAAACGTGCAGAGTGACAGAGAGAGGTGTCAAAGTAGATTGATGGCATTTCAAGCTCATGTAGATCTTTGGGAGTGAGGTTGAAGTAGGCAGCCCGCCGGAGCACTAGCGGAGGGTGGGCACAGATTGACAGATTACGACGCTGGACAGAATCGTAGCATCTCTCCGGCGAGAGTCGGCAAGTGTTGTGAGTCGTCTGTCAGGAGATCGGCTCTACGGGCCTTGGGTCAGTGCGTCCAACTCGGGTTGGAAAACGTTGTTGGTGGGATTCCTTTGAACCGCTTCCCGCAACAGCTTGATCAATTCCTCGCGATTACCGCGCTCGCGGAAAATTCTGGCGACATTCGAGACCACGCGGGGATTGAGTTCGAACCCGGACCACTGGCCGATCAGAATCTGCTCCGCCTCCGCCAATCGCCCTAACCGCGCATAATTGACGGCGAGATTGTAGCGATTCAGCGCGTCCGTAGCATCGCCGGCCAGCCGCCTTTCCTGTGCCAGCACACCCTCCGGGCCATCCTCATAGGTTCCCTGAACCAGCTTGGCGTACGCGACGTTCAGGATTCCCTGCTCGTAGGACGGCGAATAATGCAGATCGCGGCGGATCCAGGTCTTCATCGCCTCATAGGCGGATGTCCTGTCACAGTTCAGTGCTAACCATGGCTGCGTGTGCAACGCTGCCAATGATCCGAGAATGGTAACTAAAGCGATGGTCCGCCGCAGACTGCCGGCAGCACAGCACGCCACGATCCTGACTACGCAGACCAACAACGGAAGCATCCCGATCGTCAGCAAGTCCCAATCCCTGATCGCTCCCAATTTCGGGTCAACCACGCTTGTGAAAACCAGCCCGGGCACAACGCCGAGCACATGAAACCACAACTCATCCTTTGGCAAGACCTTCGCGCCCAGGAGAATCAAGGCGAGCAGCGGACAACCGAGGAGTATCGCACTGACGACATCGGAGATGTGTTGAGAGCAGAACAGCGAGTAGGAATCTGTTGGAGTCGGAGTCAGAGCAACGAGAGCTTCCGACGCAACCGGCAGACTGCGGCCCAGGATGAGAACGAGTGCGGTTGCGGCGAGCGGCAAGAACAGCAGTAGTCGTTTCCATGTGGTCGATCGAAGCTTCGGAAGCGCCAGAAAGAGTGCCGCTGGTAAACACAACAGGGCTCCCAGATGCATGAGGCAGGCCGCCAATAACATCACAACGGCAAACCACGTCCGACGTTTCTCACGCCCAAAAGCAAGTGCGCCGGCCAAGCCAAACAAGAACATGGTCAAAACCAACAGCGGGTATCTCTCGACATAACCGAAGAACACCAGCACTACACCGGAAGTTGCGAGACCGGCAATCGTCAAGACGAAGGTCCCGGTCGATCTCAGGAGCCAGAACATCGCGACCACCAGTAAGATGCCACTGGCAATGGAGACTCCTTTGTAAGTCCAGATGGCTCTTTCGGCATCAGCCGAAAAACCCGGGAGCACGGAGTAGATCAGATTGTGCAACGAGACATTGACGGCACTGAAGTTCGAGTAATCGACGCCGGCAACAAGTCGATCCAGAATCGAGTAGGCATCGCCCAGAAGGAGATTCTGGTGCGAGCAAGTTATCGTCGCAGTTATCGCGGCGAGTATGACGGCGATCGAAATCAGAATCCCCCATCGGCTCCGCTTGCCTTCGTCAAGAGCTTCCAACGCCTGCAGAAAACGCAGCTGCGGCAAGAACAGCACCAGGGCCGACAGCAAAAGGAAGCCGACTGACCAGAGCCAGTTCGCAGTCGTTGCCGGGGGCACGAGCCCCCAAAGTGTGTCCGACAGCGCTATGTCGATGACACCGTAGACGATGGTCG encodes:
- the glgA gene encoding glycogen synthase GlgA: MGKMKIAYVASEAMPYSKTGGLADVAGALPQQLAALKHEVALITPKYRSVNVDRFDLFRVGRLNDLAVWLGGTQYKFNVLQRDVPKSKLTTYFIECDELFDRDGLYVDPKTGKDYPDNHLRFAFFARAALLLLERLEFQPDIINANDWQAAMVPAYLRTAERDHPFFNATRTVLTIHNVAFQGMFPAASFDDLGINKAFFYPTSPFEFWGRVNFLKAGIVYADAVNTVSETYAEEIQSSNEFGYGLEGVLHDRRSALFGVVNGVDYDIWSPETDEYIKARYSHEKLELKAVNKAELLKISGLSTARAEKPLIGVISRLADQKGFDLIEAAADELFALDFTFVLLGTGQEKYHKLFQKLEKQHPERMKINLTFDEALAHQIEAGADMFLMPSHYEPCGLNQLYSLRYGTIPIARKTGGLADTIVDFDAARGKATGFLFEEYTGAALLAAVERALAAYNKQRTWQALMKRAMKQDFSWKKSAKQYLALYEHARQA
- the galT gene encoding galactose-1-phosphate uridylyltransferase, which codes for MPELRKDPIVGRWVIISTERGKRPSDFPPQVKAKEPKSCPFCPGNEAMTPPEIFALRNNGGPPNSPGWELRVISNKYPALKIEGELNREGEGMFDRMNGIGAHEVVIETPNHQHDLVDLSPEQIKRVFLAYQHRMLDLKKDIRFKYLMCFKNQGEAAGASLEHAHSQLIATPVVPIRVQSELEGSERYFGYKERCIFCDIVRQEMGWGKRVVCETEEFVAIEPFAPRFPFETWVLPKKHESLYSAITDPLAGDLAGIVKTVLTKLKLALADPPYNYVLHTDAFTNAGKEYYHWHLEIIPKLTKIAGFETGTGFYINPVAPEDAALYLREIQSA